The nucleotide window GCAGGGCCACGCCGTTGCGCAGCTGGGTGCGGTGCCGGTTGAGGATGAAGAGCGAGTAGTCGATGCCGACCGCGAGGCCGAGCATCACGCCAAGCACCGGGGTGACGGAGAGCATCTCAACGGTTCCGGAGAGCGCGAGCGAGGCGAGCACGCCGACGCCGACGCCGACGAGCGCGTTGAGCAGCGGGAGTCCAGCACCGATCAGGGTGCCGAGCATGATGAACAGCACGATTGCCGCGACGATCACACCGCCGACCTCGCCCGGGCCGAGGATCTCGGGGATGCTGGCGGCGATGTCGTTGGACACCTCAGCGGTGACGCCGTCGATCCCGGCGCTCTCCATCTCGTCGACGACAGCTTCCTTCGACTCGGCGGGCACCTGGTTGAGCGAGGTGTCGAACTGCAGGCTCGCGACGGCGGTGGTCTCGTCTGTCGACACCTGGCGGATGCCTGCGGCCAGGTCGAGCAGGTCTGAGCCGTCTTCGAGCGTGGTGCTCTGCGTCGCCAGTTCGGTGCGGCTTGCATCCAGCGTGGCCTGCTGCTCGGCGAGCGTCGCGCGGCCGGCGTCGATCTGGGCCTGCTGCGCGTCGAGGGTCGCCTGTGCGGCGGCGAGTTGCCCGGCCGCGTCGGCCTGGCTGGTGGCGGCGTCGAGCTGGGCCTGGCCGGCGTCGAGCTGCGCGGTGGCCGCGTCGATCTGCGCCTGGCCGGCATCGATCTGCGCGGTGGCGTCCACGATCTGCTGGCGGCCGTCGACGATCTTCTGGGCCTGATCGTCGATCTGGGCCTGCGTGTCGAACGGGTTCGTCGAGGACTTCACGTTGTCGAGGCCGACAGCGCCGGTGAGCAGCTCACCGATCGCGGTCTTCTGCTCGGCGGTGAACGCGGAGTCGTCTGTGGTGGTGAAGACGACGGTGCCCCGTCCTCCGCTGGCGGCGGGGAACTTCTCGGCCAGCTCATCGCTGACCTTCTGGGTTGCGGTGCCCGGGATACTGACGGACGAGGTGAGTGTTCCGCCGAAGAGGGCGAACGCGCCGCCGGCGAGGCCGAGGATGACCACCCAGGCGACGATGACCAGCCACGCTCGGCGGGCGGAGAACCGACCGAGTCGGTAGAGAAGGGATGCCATATTCCTTAGATTCTTTCGTGATGTCTCGTGCAGTCGGGTTATCGGAGGGCTCGCATCGCGTCATCGGGAAGAGAGAGGGTGGAGAGAGGTTCGAGCGTAAGTCGGGTCAGGCTGTGGAGTAACCGGCCCGGATGGAGCCGATGGCCCGGTCGAGCAGCTCGTCCCACACGATTCGGGACGAGTCGTCGAGTGTGCCGCCGGTGCGGGCGATCCAGTGACCCGACACCACCGCGACGCCATTCATCACCGAGCTGACCAGGATCGCAACCTCAAGATCGTCGATCGCGTGGTTACGGTCGGCGATTTCGACGGAGAGTTGCTCGGTGGCGCGCGTGAAGACATCGCCGAGAGCGTGCGGCGTGCGGGCACTCTCGGCGTCGGCGGCGAGCACTCCCCACAGGTAGGCAACCACGGTGGGCAGGTCGATTGCGCGAACGGCGGAGGTGATCTCGTTGAAGAGGGCCACCAGAGTGCCGTCTCCCGCCGGGGTCGCCGTCGTCGCCGCGCGGAACTCGTTGACGACGACGTTGAGCAACCGCGTGCAGGTGGTCATGATCACGTCGTCGAGGGAGGCGAAATGATTGAAGACGGTGCGCCGTGAGACATCGGCACGCTCGGCCAGCTCGTCGACGCTGAACTGCGGCTTGCCGCGCTCGCGGATGAGCGAGTCGGCGGCATCCAGAATCGCTTCGCGGTGCCGCGCTTTAAGCTCGGCGCGGCGATCGGGAGCGATAGTAATGGACCTCACCTGCTTACACTAAGTGCAACGACGCACCCAGTGCAAGTGAAAATCGGGTGACCATCGCTGGATTAACAGCACTGCCTCCCCCTCCGGGCTGAGGTGCCGCAAACGACGCGGCGCTAGCGTGGGGGCATGACTATCGACGCCCGGCCGACAGGGGCCGCCGACCCTCTGGCCGACGGATGGCGACGACCGCGCGGCCCTCGCCTCGGCTACCGGGTGGATGCCTGGGTGGCGTTGGGGCTGGCCGGCGGTACCGCGCTGAGCCTCACCCTCACCCGCAGCGCCGGCATCATGGACGACTCGCCCTGGTGGCTCGCCGCCCTCTGGGTGGCTCTGATCGCTCTGCCGCTGGCGGCCCGGCGGCGATTCCCCGAAATCGTCGCCCTGTTGGTGTCGATCGTGTTCGGCGTCTTCGGGTCGATCGGCGTCACCGACGCCCTGTTCTCGAGCATCTGCCTCTATGTGGCCATTTATTCGGTGGGCGCCTGGAGCCACAACCGCATCCTGGCCCGCTGGTCGCGCCTGGGCATCATCACCGGCATGTTCATCTGGCTCTTCTGGACCCTGATCGATCACGCCAACCAGGCCACCAGCATTCCCGAGCTGTCCAGGGAGGGCTTCTTCTCCCCCTACGCCGCCTACGGGTTGCTACAGGTGCTGCTCAACCTGGTCTACTTCTGGGCCGCCTACCATTTCGGTGACGCCGCGTGGCATGCCGCCCGCCGGTCTGCCGCTCTCGAGGCCCGCACGCTGGAGCTCGCCGCCGAGCGCGAACGCACCGCCAGCCAGGCCGTCACCCTCGAGCGGGTGCGCATCGCCAGGGAACTCCATGACGTGGTGGCGCATCACGTGTCATTGATGGGCGTGCAGGCCGGAGCCGCGCGGCGCATCCTGGACCGAGACCCGGCCGCCGCCGCCCGAGCCATCAGCGTGATCGAGGAGAGCGCCCGCACCGCCGTCGACGAACTGCACACCATGCTCGGCGCCCTCCGCGCCGACGATGTCGACTGCGACGGCGCGCAGCCGGCCCACCAGAGCACCAGCACCCGCGGGGTGGACCAGCTCGCCGAACTCGCCCAGGAGAATGCCGATGCCGGTCTGAGCGTGCGGATGCAGGTGATCGGCGACCCTCGCCCAGTGCCGGGCACCATCGGGTTGAGCCTGTACCGCATCGCCCAGGAGGCCCTCACGAACACTCGCAAGCACGCCGGTGCCGGCGCGACGGCCGAGCTGCGGCTGCGCTACGAGACGGATGCGATTGAACTTGAGGTCACAGACACCGGCCGGGGATCGCACCCGCCGGCCGCGCCTACCTCCGGCGAGCCGGCGCCCGGCGCTGCAGGCGGGCTCGGCCAGCGGGGCATGCGCGAGCGCGTCGCGGCCGTCGGCGGGACCCTCGAGCTGGCCAACCGGCCGCGCGGCGGCTATCTGGTGCGCGCCAGGGTGCCCCTCGCCGGCGCATCGCCCGCACCGGCCGCAGAGGCGCTCACACCCGCCGATCTGTTGGTGCCGACCAGGCCGGTCGCCGAATGAGCGCGCCGATCCGCGTGCTCCT belongs to Cryobacterium sp. SO2 and includes:
- a CDS encoding sensor histidine kinase; its protein translation is MTIDARPTGAADPLADGWRRPRGPRLGYRVDAWVALGLAGGTALSLTLTRSAGIMDDSPWWLAALWVALIALPLAARRRFPEIVALLVSIVFGVFGSIGVTDALFSSICLYVAIYSVGAWSHNRILARWSRLGIITGMFIWLFWTLIDHANQATSIPELSREGFFSPYAAYGLLQVLLNLVYFWAAYHFGDAAWHAARRSAALEARTLELAAERERTASQAVTLERVRIARELHDVVAHHVSLMGVQAGAARRILDRDPAAAARAISVIEESARTAVDELHTMLGALRADDVDCDGAQPAHQSTSTRGVDQLAELAQENADAGLSVRMQVIGDPRPVPGTIGLSLYRIAQEALTNTRKHAGAGATAELRLRYETDAIELEVTDTGRGSHPPAAPTSGEPAPGAAGGLGQRGMRERVAAVGGTLELANRPRGGYLVRARVPLAGASPAPAAEALTPADLLVPTRPVAE
- a CDS encoding TetR/AcrR family transcriptional regulator — encoded protein: MRSITIAPDRRAELKARHREAILDAADSLIRERGKPQFSVDELAERADVSRRTVFNHFASLDDVIMTTCTRLLNVVVNEFRAATTATPAGDGTLVALFNEITSAVRAIDLPTVVAYLWGVLAADAESARTPHALGDVFTRATEQLSVEIADRNHAIDDLEVAILVSSVMNGVAVVSGHWIARTGGTLDDSSRIVWDELLDRAIGSIRAGYSTA